CGCAATTTTTTGATTTGGAATAGCAATCATATCTTGCATGTAATCAAAAATAAACGCGGAAGTCTCTTCATTCATAATCATAATGATTATATCTTGCATAAAACCATTTACTTCTTCTATAGAAACATTCAGTTTTTCTGCTAAAAACTTTTCCATTTGCAAATATTGTTGATTTTTTACAACATAACCAGGTTGCCCCGCTTGATAAATTTCCTCATAACTTAATGGTCTAAATTCTTCTTTTGACCACTCCAGTTGTGTCTCAATTAACTCTTCCGGATTAACAACATTAATATGTTGAGCACCAATTTCTAGCGTAATAATCTCATCTTGCCAACAAGAGCCATTTATTAATACCCCAACAAAACGATCTAGGGAAATTTCTTTTTTATTAATAATTCTCGTTACCATTTCATATAATTGCTCATAATCAAGGTAACCATAATAAAATAAAATACCCGTCGCCAATCTAACCGTTTCATTATTTAGTAAAACTTTCTTTTTGAAGCTTTTGTTATTGATATTTTTAAAAATTTCTTTAAGTTCTTCCGGAATAAATAAATAGTGTTCTTTATCCTTGCTACCACTAAAAACGATGCCGATAGAGCTTAAATAATCCACTTGTGATGGCGTTATAATATCACCTTTAATACAAGTTTCAGATTGCACTATTTTATTTAATAATTCATACTGTTCATTTTCAATATTAGCCAGCCAATTTGGTGCAAAATTAAGAATTGCACCCGCCAATGCATCTGCCAACTCTTGTTTTTTTAGCGAACTTGTACCACCAACACCTAAATTAATCCTAATATCGTCAAGTTCAGTCTTCGTTAAGCTCATTAAAACATCAATTAATTTATTTTCTTCTTTTACTTTATACTTTAATAAAGATTTTTTTCTTTTTTCCAGAAAGGCTGCTATTTCCTCATTAATTTCTTGTGAAAAATTATTATTATCAACCATTTAAATCTTCCCTTTTCTTTATACTAATCTATCTTCAAAACAAATCTTTTTTATCTTCCGTTAAACACCCTTGCAACGCTTTTTCCGCAGCAACAATTTGATCTACTTTTAAGATAATTTTCGCTTCATTGTCAGGTGATGACGCACAACCATATAAGTATTCTAAATTAATCCCGTTTTGTGCTAAAACCTCAACAATCTTCCCTAACCCACCAGGCACATCAGCCACTCGACACGCCAAAACCTTATTAGTTTTTACGGCAAAGCCACTATTTTTCAGGTCAGCCTCGACCTCCGCCGGATTATTAACGATTATTCTTAAAATACCAAAATCAGCTGTATCCGCTAAGGACATCGCTCTGATATTAATATTTTTCTGTGCTAAATCATTCAAAACTTCAAATAAAGTTCCCGGTTTATTTTCAACAAAAACTGATAATTGATCAATCAGCATATTTATCACCTCTACTTATATTTTTCGTTTATCAATTACACGTTTAGCTTTTCCTTCTGAACGTTCAATCGTTTTCGGTGCTACCAACTTGACTTTTGCGGAAATACTAAGCACACTAGTCAATTCGGCTTTAATTTTTCGCTCTAAATTTTCCATTTGTTTTATTTCATCAGAAAACATTTCTGGCGTAACTTCAACTAATACTGTCAAAGTATCCAATAAGCCTTCACGCTCTACAATCAATTGATAATGTGGCGCCGTCGCTCCTAACCCTAATAACACACTTTCAACCTGCGATGGGAACACATTGATTCCTCTTATTATCAACATATCATCAGAACGACCTAAAATTTTACCCATTCGTACCAAAGTTCTACCACAATCACAAACTTCACGATTCAAGGTTGTTAAGTCCTTCGTCCGATAACGTACCATTGGAATTCCTTCTTTAGTTAAAGTTGTTAAGACCAACTCTCCCTTTTCTCCAATAGGTAACACTTCCCCGGTCACCGGATTAATAATTTCCGGATAAAAATGATCTTCATAAATATGTCCACCATTTTTATACTCACATTCGCACGCAACTCCTGGCCCAATTATTTCACTTAATCCGTAAATATCATGCGCTGATATGCCTAATTGTTTTTCAATTTCATCTCTCATTTTTTCTGACCATGGTTCAGCACCAAATAAACCTGTTTTTAAGTTAGTGCTCTTAGGATCAATTCCCATTTCCCTCATAGTTTCAGCAATATATAAAGCATAAGATGGCGTACAAGCAATTGCCGTCGTTCCAAAATCACACATCAACGCCACTTGTTTATTAGTACTACCTACTGAAATCGGAATAACTGATGCACCGACAGTCTCAGCACCATAATGAGCCCCTAAGCCCCCAGTAAATAAGCCATAACCATACGCAATTTGCACCACAGAATGTTTATTTATGCCAGCGCTAGTATAAGCTCTCGCCATCACTTCCGACCAAATTCCAATGTCTTTTTTAGTATAGCCTACAACGATTGGTTTACCGGTAGTTCCACTAGAAGCATGTATTCTCACAATTTGGCTAGCCGGAACAGCAAACATCCCGTACGGGTAAGTATCCCGCAAATCTTGTTTCACGGTAAATGGTAGTTTAGCAAGGTCTTCTAATTTTGTAATGTCTTCCGGCAAAATCCCTTGTTCCTGAAAGCGATTACGATAAAATTCCGAACCA
This genomic window from Negativicutes bacterium contains:
- a CDS encoding SEC-C domain-containing protein; this encodes MVDNNNFSQEINEEIAAFLEKRKKSLLKYKVKEENKLIDVLMSLTKTELDDIRINLGVGGTSSLKKQELADALAGAILNFAPNWLANIENEQYELLNKIVQSETCIKGDIITPSQVDYLSSIGIVFSGSKDKEHYLFIPEELKEIFKNINNKSFKKKVLLNNETVRLATGILFYYGYLDYEQLYEMVTRIINKKEISLDRFVGVLINGSCWQDEIITLEIGAQHINVVNPEELIETQLEWSKEEFRPLSYEEIYQAGQPGYVVKNQQYLQMEKFLAEKLNVSIEEVNGFMQDIIIMIMNEETSAFIFDYMQDMIAIPNQKIAKQLSLLLLELYNSVNIFKLKGYTLNELDKMMGKTAKGLVVSKARGKDNVIRVSFGEKTLGRNEPCPCGSGKKYKKCCMIIKE
- a CDS encoding phenylacetate--CoA ligase, encoding MLYWNKTIETMDPAQMRQLQETRLCDLVKRLYSGSEFYRNRFQEQGILPEDITKLEDLAKLPFTVKQDLRDTYPYGMFAVPASQIVRIHASSGTTGKPIVVGYTKKDIGIWSEVMARAYTSAGINKHSVVQIAYGYGLFTGGLGAHYGAETVGASVIPISVGSTNKQVALMCDFGTTAIACTPSYALYIAETMREMGIDPKSTNLKTGLFGAEPWSEKMRDEIEKQLGISAHDIYGLSEIIGPGVACECEYKNGGHIYEDHFYPEIINPVTGEVLPIGEKGELVLTTLTKEGIPMVRYRTKDLTTLNREVCDCGRTLVRMGKILGRSDDMLIIRGINVFPSQVESVLLGLGATAPHYQLIVEREGLLDTLTVLVEVTPEMFSDEIKQMENLERKIKAELTSVLSISAKVKLVAPKTIERSEGKAKRVIDKRKI
- a CDS encoding ACT domain-containing protein, encoding MLIDQLSVFVENKPGTLFEVLNDLAQKNINIRAMSLADTADFGILRIIVNNPAEVEADLKNSGFAVKTNKVLACRVADVPGGLGKIVEVLAQNGINLEYLYGCASSPDNEAKIILKVDQIVAAEKALQGCLTEDKKDLF